One segment of Cohaesibacter intestini DNA contains the following:
- a CDS encoding MliC family protein yields the protein MAKIVEAKAKWVALALGLVAIPLTMDPAEARYRGSDPVCVAGVGRGDVLNVRAQPSRHSQRIGFFDSNDCHMNVEAVDGNWTYVRGSSRGRNMQGWVNNRFLRPAAAPRQSDPQMQGRRGPFPLQAATGGGIVRGGPGTQFRRLTSLPEFAPITVTGSTGVMFNGYPWFTIQYRGNRNGFMWGGIICSTHTPFQGTFDSCANFRASLQGQGQQQQQPQQPDQTVHRNSVTYSCNEGIPLQVTFIADANETYALYSHDSGPKIRVTQVQSGSGLRYTNGHHELQGKGPEMMLIEGGQLIDRCFAN from the coding sequence TTGGCAAAAATAGTTGAAGCAAAGGCGAAATGGGTCGCGCTGGCCCTCGGTCTCGTCGCAATCCCCTTGACAATGGACCCGGCTGAGGCGCGGTATCGCGGATCGGATCCCGTCTGTGTTGCCGGTGTCGGTCGTGGTGATGTGTTGAATGTGCGTGCCCAGCCCAGCAGGCATAGTCAGCGCATCGGCTTCTTCGATTCCAATGATTGTCACATGAATGTGGAAGCGGTGGATGGCAACTGGACCTATGTGCGTGGCTCTTCGCGTGGTCGGAACATGCAGGGCTGGGTCAACAACCGGTTTCTGCGCCCCGCTGCCGCGCCGCGTCAGTCCGATCCGCAAATGCAGGGCAGGAGAGGCCCATTCCCCTTGCAGGCAGCAACCGGTGGCGGCATTGTGCGCGGCGGGCCGGGCACCCAGTTTCGGCGCCTGACATCTTTGCCGGAATTTGCTCCCATCACGGTAACCGGTTCAACGGGTGTGATGTTCAATGGCTATCCTTGGTTCACCATCCAGTATCGTGGCAATCGAAACGGCTTCATGTGGGGCGGCATCATCTGCTCCACACACACTCCGTTTCAGGGCACGTTTGATAGCTGCGCCAATTTCCGCGCCAGCCTGCAAGGGCAAGGCCAGCAACAGCAGCAACCGCAACAGCCTGACCAGACGGTCCATCGCAACAGCGTCACTTATTCCTGCAATGAAGGCATCCCACTGCAAGTCACCTTCATTGCGGATGCCAACGAGACTTATGCGCTTTACAGTCATGACAGCGGGCCAAAGATCCGCGTAACGCAGGTCCAGTCAGGGTCGGGCTTGCGCTACACCAACGGCCATCATGAATTGCAGGGCAAAGGCCCAGAGATGATGCTGATCGAAGGCGGACAACTGATCGACCGCTGTTTTGCCAATTGA
- a CDS encoding Lrp/AsnC family transcriptional regulator, translating into MNIDRTDRRILALLSNNARMTNKELSFEVGLAASSVHERLKRLHESGLIAGAHTDVRLEQIGLSLKAMLFIQLSEHKKQDLDRLLREVLKIPEVRAGWMISGRFDAVVEVVTTDTTHLHRLVVEQFSSRPEISRIETSIVFESVVQNDLSETLQLIEEGQSVNV; encoded by the coding sequence ATGAACATTGACCGAACGGATCGACGCATTTTGGCGCTTCTGTCGAACAATGCTCGGATGACCAACAAAGAGCTGTCATTTGAGGTCGGTTTGGCGGCGTCCAGTGTTCATGAACGTCTGAAACGATTGCACGAGAGCGGACTGATTGCAGGGGCTCATACCGATGTCCGGCTCGAGCAAATTGGCCTGTCTTTGAAGGCCATGCTGTTCATTCAATTGTCGGAACACAAAAAGCAGGATCTGGACCGGCTGCTCCGTGAGGTTTTGAAAATTCCGGAAGTGCGTGCCGGATGGATGATCAGCGGTCGCTTTGATGCGGTGGTAGAGGTGGTCACAACAGACACCACTCATTTGCATCGGCTGGTGGTGGAACAATTCTCGTCGCGCCCAGAGATCAGCCGGATAGAAACCTCTATCGTGTTTGAAAGTGTGGTTCAGAATGACCTGTCCGAAACCCTCCAACTGATCGAGGAAGGCCAGTCGGTCAACGTCTGA
- a CDS encoding DUF2000 family protein produces MFDTKICIVVREDLEIWQKLNVTAFLMSGITGANPGIIGAAYIDDQNNAHLPMSVQPVIVLSATASQLATIRKRAQSRDVATVAYIEEMFATGHDAANRAVFADHGPDELNTVGIALRADKKIVDKITKGAKMHG; encoded by the coding sequence ATGTTTGACACAAAGATTTGCATTGTTGTTCGTGAAGACCTTGAGATCTGGCAAAAGCTAAACGTAACCGCCTTTCTGATGAGCGGTATTACCGGAGCCAATCCCGGTATTATTGGTGCGGCCTACATTGATGACCAGAATAATGCGCATCTGCCGATGTCTGTTCAGCCGGTGATTGTCTTGTCCGCCACGGCCAGTCAGCTCGCCACCATTCGCAAACGCGCTCAGAGTCGGGATGTGGCCACCGTGGCCTATATCGAGGAGATGTTCGCCACCGGGCATGACGCCGCCAACCGGGCCGTCTTTGCAGACCATGGCCCTGATGAACTCAACACCGTGGGTATCGCCTTGCGAGCAGACAAGAAAATCGTCGACAAGATCACCAAAGGCGCCAAGATGCATGGCTGA
- a CDS encoding glutathione S-transferase N-terminal domain-containing protein: MKLLISPTSPYARTARMAVSVLELDKEVTIQTVNHRGHDETLLVRNPLGKVPTLILENEEVLYDSRVILDCLYERKGKAAFQFRGPDKYQGLTRQALAAGLMDCTIAAAIETRNHDQDRQNSQWIDRQEGKILRALAMLDQAHLVTDFAPLPSADQLFLASALGYLDFTTQGTWWGKWQQSWQQAHPNLAQWLQEFADAVPAFGATTPTA, from the coding sequence ATGAAACTTCTGATCAGCCCCACGTCTCCCTATGCGCGGACCGCCAGAATGGCCGTGTCTGTTCTTGAGCTGGACAAGGAGGTCACCATCCAGACGGTCAATCATCGGGGCCATGACGAAACCCTGCTGGTGCGCAATCCACTGGGCAAGGTGCCGACACTGATTCTGGAGAATGAAGAGGTTCTTTATGACAGCCGGGTTATCCTTGACTGTCTTTATGAACGCAAGGGAAAGGCCGCTTTCCAGTTTCGCGGTCCGGACAAGTATCAGGGCCTGACCAGACAGGCGCTTGCCGCCGGTTTGATGGACTGCACCATTGCAGCTGCGATTGAGACGCGAAACCACGATCAGGACCGCCAGAATTCCCAATGGATCGATCGTCAGGAGGGCAAAATTCTGCGTGCTCTGGCCATGTTGGATCAGGCCCATCTGGTGACAGACTTCGCACCGCTGCCATCCGCCGACCAGCTCTTTCTGGCCAGCGCGCTTGGTTATCTTGATTTCACCACTCAAGGAACCTGGTGGGGGAAATGGCAGCAAAGCTGGCAACAAGCACATCCAAATTTGGCCCAATGGTTGCAGGAATTTGCTGACGCTGTGCCAGCCTTTGGCGCCACGACGCCAACAGCCTGA
- a CDS encoding DUF4345 domain-containing protein has translation MQTTLFQKVTLVLGGLIALAIGCFLLLDPQAFYASYGVALGTDPSLLSDLRAPGAGLASLGGIMLAGAWRAAWTPFALIAALSVYCAFPIGRIVSLVLDGMPSSGILGAFAIEVVIALLLLLAFGPRRKSQMHEAPNRL, from the coding sequence ATGCAGACTACGTTGTTTCAGAAAGTGACCTTGGTCCTTGGCGGCCTTATCGCACTTGCCATTGGCTGCTTCTTGCTGCTCGACCCGCAAGCCTTCTATGCCAGCTACGGGGTAGCCCTTGGCACAGACCCTAGTTTGTTGAGCGACTTGCGCGCCCCCGGTGCAGGCCTTGCCAGCCTTGGTGGAATTATGCTGGCGGGTGCATGGCGCGCGGCATGGACACCGTTCGCCCTGATCGCTGCCTTGTCGGTTTATTGCGCTTTCCCCATTGGCCGGATTGTCAGTCTGGTGCTTGATGGTATGCCCTCGAGCGGCATTCTCGGTGCCTTCGCCATTGAAGTTGTTATTGCCCTTTTGCTGCTTCTGGCTTTCGGCCCCCGACGCAAAAGCCAAATGCACGAGGCCCCCAACAGACTGTGA